Sequence from the Nocardia brasiliensis genome:
GGCGTCGAGCACGGCCTGGGCGAAGTCGGCGTTCTCGGAAAGGAAGCCGTAGCCGGGGTGGATCGCGTCGGCGCCGGAACGCGCGGCCGCGTCGAGAATCTTGTCGAACACGAGGTACGACTCGGCCGAGGTCTGGCCGCCGAGGGCGAAGGCTTCGTCCGCGAGCCGCACGAAGGGCGCGTCCGCATCGGGCTCCGCGTAGACCGCGACGCTGCCGATGCCTGCGTCCTTGGCCGCCCGGATCACGCGCACGGCTATCTCGCCTCGGTTAGCTACGAGTACCTTCGTGATCCGTGCGCTGGCGTGGCTGGGCACTGAGCCTCCTGTGTGCAATCTTTTTGGTCGCCCCGAGGTCGACAGAACTACGTATCGGGCGAGTGTAGGCAGTCTGCCAACAGACGCCGAACTCGGCTACTCCTACTGGACAGTAGGTCGGGTATCACACACCGCCTGTCCGGCGGAAACGCCGTGCGTCTACCTGGCCCGCGCACGGCGGCCCGCGCTCGGCGGCGCCACGCCGGGTTCAGCCCCCTTGGCGATCGGCATGCGCACCGAGTTACCCCACTCGGTCCAGGAACCGTCGTAGTTGCGCACCGTCTCGATGCCGAGCAGATATCGCAGCACGAACCAGGTGTGGCTGGACCGTTCGCCGACCCGGCTGTAGACCACGACGTCGTCCGCCGCGGCCAGCTCGCCGTATATCGCGTCCAGTTCGGCGCGGGAGCGGAAGCGTCCGTCGTTGCCGAATGCCTCGGTCCATGGAATGTTGGTCGCGGTCGGGATGTGTCCGCCGCGCAGCGCCGAGTCCTCGGGGTTGATCGGCTTGCTGGTCAGCATCGCGTCGCGATTCGATGAGGGATGGTGGTCGGGTGACGGGTGGGTCGATTCGCCGGAGTACTCCTCGGGCGAGCGCACGTCGAGCAGCGGTCGGCCGAGGTGGGCGAGCACGTCCTCGCGAAAGGCCCGCGCGCTGGTGTCGTCGCGGTCCACGTCCGGATAGTCGCTGACGGAAAGATAGGGGGTGTCGAAGGTGGTGTCGCGTTCCTCGGAAATCCACGCGTCGCGGCCGCCGTCCAGCAATCGCACATCTTCGTGCCCGAACAAAGTGAACACCCACAATGTGTGCGCCGCCTGCGCGTTGCCCCGGTCGCCGTAGATCACCACGGTATCGTCTCGCTCGATTCCCTTGGCGCGCATCAACCGGGTGAATCGGGCGCCGTCGATGTAGTCGCGGGTGACCGGGTCATTGAGATCGCCGCGCCAATCGATCTTGATGGCACCGGGCACATGCCCGATGTCGTACAGCAAAATGTCCTCGTTGGACTCGACGATCTTGAGTCCGGACGTGCCGATGTTTGCCGACAGCCACTCCGTGGTTACTAGTCGGTGAGGATGTGGGTAAGCACCGAATGAGGGATGCGAGTCCGGAGCAGCGGGCACGTTGTGGGTCCTTCACGCGAGGTAGACGGCGGTTACAGCGGTTCAGGTCTCACAGCGATGGTATGTGTGAGGCGGTAGTTGCTTTCGTTTCAGATCACGAATCGGCTGAATGAGCGAATAAATCGCACGTGCATCCGATAAAGTCTCCCGGGAGGAGGGGTGAGCTATGTCCGATTCTTGGCCGCGGCGGCGACTGCTCGCGATCCTACGTGGCGCCAGCGAGCCTCTCGACGCCCAGGAACTGGCCAGAATCACCGGACAGCACGTCACCACGGTTCGGTTCCATCTGGATGTGCTCACCCGGGAATCCCTGGTGCGCCAATTTCAGCAGCCGCCGCGCGGTCGCGGCCGCCCGCGAATCGGATACAGCGCGGTGCAGCGATCGATCGGCTACCAGGATCTCGCGCAGGTGCTCGCCGATCAGCTCGGCCCCGATCCGCGTAGGCGGTCCGAGGCGGCGATCGCGGCGGGCCGGGCCTGGGGCGCGAAATTGGACGTCGGTGACCATCGGGTCGAAACGCTGGAGGACGCGAAAGACGTCACCATGACGTTTCTTTCGGAGCTCGGCTTCGCTCCCGAACGCGATCCGAACAACGACAACGCCGAGCAGGTGCTGGTCCGGCTCACCGCGTGTCCGCTGCGGGAACTCGCGCGCACGCATTCGGAGGTGGTGTGCGGCGTACACCTCGGCCTGATCAAAGAGGTGCTGGATCGCAACGGCGCGCGCGGAGCTGTGAATGTGCGGCTGCACCCGTTCGTCGAGCCGGAACTCTGCGTCGTCCGGCTGGAGTTGCTGGCGCGCCGCGAACAGGAGGCGCGCCGCGAGCCGGACAATCGTGAGGTCGCCGCGGTGGCCGCGGTCGCCGATACCGGCGCGTCGGTGGAGCCGGTGATCGCGCCGCCGTCAGCGGGCCGGATCGCCCCACAGCTGCGTAACGGCGACCCCAACGTCGCCAAGCAGTCGGCGCAGCAGTGGTAGGCCGATACCGATCACGCTGGACGGATCGCCGTCGATCCGGTCGATGAACCAGCCGCCGAGCCCGTCAAGGGTGAACGCGCCGGCCACCTGCAGCGGTTCGCCGGTCGCGATGTAGGCGTCCAGCTCGTCGGGCTCTGGCTTGCCGAAATGCACTGTGGTGGAACTGCAGTCGACCGCCTCGGCGACGCACTCGCCGTCGCGGAATCGCAGCACGCAGTGACCGGTCACCAGATCGGCACTGCGCCCGGCCATTTCGCCCCAGCGGGCCCGTGCGATCGCGGCGGTGTGCGGCTTGCCCTGCAGCTCGCCGTCCACCAGCAGCATCGAATCACAGCCGACGACAACGCAATCGGCGCTCAGATCGGGAATCTTCGGGGCGATCGCCGCGGCCTTGGCCCTGGCCAGCTCGACCACGACGACCTGTGCGGCGGTGCCATCGGGCAGCGCGGCCGCGACGGCATCCTCGTCCACGTCGGACACCCGGACGATCGGGTCGATGCCCGCGGCGCGCAGGACTTCCCGGCGGGCCGGGGACGCGGAGGCGAGAACGAACCGCGTCACCCGCGCAGGTGGGACAGCTGGGGGAAGGCGTAGGGCGAGAACGGCGAGGTGCCCCGGTGCATGAACGTGGGGCGGCCCCACATGTCGATCGGGCCGGTCGAGCCCGCGGCGGCTTCGTTCGCGGCCGCGGACAGCACACAGACCAGCGCGGCGATCTCCTCGTCGCTCGGGTTGCCCTTCAGCACCCGGAAGAACGGCTCCCCGGTGGCAGCGGACTCGGCGGTGCCGGCCTGGGCGCCCTCGGCCTGCTCGGTCTGGTCGGCCAGCGCGCCGACGGAGAGGTCGAGCTCGGCGGCGGTCAACACATCTTCTTCTGCCACGGTCGTCACAGTGCCAGATCCTCTCTTTGCCTGATCAGGCGTGTTCCTTGTACGAAAGCCGACGGTCGGTGCTGCGATCAGCCTCGGATCGACTCATTGTGTCGCTACCACCAGTGTGCGCGGCGTACCGAGGGTATCGCTTGATCACAACGGGATGTTGCCGTGTTTTTTCGGCGGCAGGCTGACCATCTTGCGCTCGAGCAGCCGCAGTGCCGACACGATCTGACCACGGGTGTGCGACGGAGGAATGACCGCGTCCACGTAGCCGCGCTCGGCGGCGACGTAGGGGTTCACCAGGGTGTCCTCGTACTCGTTCTGCAGCTCCAGCCGCAGCGCGTCGACGTCATCCCCGCTGTTGGCGGCGTCCTGCAGCTTCTTGCGGTAGACGAAACCGACCGCGCCGGAGGCGCCCATCACCGCGATCTGCGCGGTGGGCCAGGCCAGGTTCACATCGGCGCCCATGTGCTTGGAACCCATGACGTCGTAGGCGCCGCCGTAGGCCTTGCGGGTGATGACCGTGATCTTTCCCACAGTGGCCTCGCCGTACGCGTACAACAACTTCGCGCCGCGCCGGATGATGCCGTTGTACTCCTGCCCGGTGCCGGGCAGGAAGCCGGGCACGTCGACCAGCGTGAGGATCGGGATGTTGAACGCGTCGCAGGTGCGCACGAAGCGCGCGGCCTTCTCCGAGGCGTCGATATCGAGGCAGCCGGCGAACTGGGTCGGCTGGTTGGCGACGATGCCGACGCTGCGGCCGTCGATCCGGCCGAAGCCGACGATGATGTTCATCGCGCGCTCGGCCTGCACCTCGAGGAACTCGTCGTCGTCGAGCAGGCGACGGATCACCTCGTGCATGTCATAGGGCTGGTTCGGCGAGTCCGGGATGATCGAGTCCAGCTCGCGATCCTCGTCGGTGAGCGAGTCCTCGATCGCGCCGTCGATCGGGTCCGACGCCGGGAACCGCGGCGCCTCGGCGCGGTTGTTGCTCGGCAGGTAGGACAGCAGGTCCTTGACGTAGTCGAGGGCGTCCTGCTCGCCGGACGCGACATAGTGCGCGACACCGGATTTCGTCATATGGGTGTGCGCGCCACCCAGGTCCTCCATGGAGACGTCCTCGCCGGTGACCGTCTTGATGACGTCGGGTCCGGTGACGAACATCTGACTGGTGCCATCGACCATCACCACGAAGTCGGTCAGCGCGGGGGAGTACACGTGGCCACCCGCGGCCGGGCCCATGATCAGCGAGATCTGCGGGATCACGCCGGAGGCCTGCACGTTGCGGTGGAAGATCTCGCCGTAGAGGCCGAGCGAGACGACGCCCTCCTGGATGCGCGCGCCCGCGCCCTCGTTGATGCCGATCAGCGGGCGGCCGGTCTTGAGCGCCAGGTCCATCACCTTGACGATCTTCTCGCCGTAGACCTCGCCGAGGCTGCCACCGAACACGGTGACGTCCTGGCTGAAGATGCAGACGTCGCGGCCGTCGATGGTGCCGTAACCGGTGACGACGCCGTCGCCGAGCGGACGGTTCTGGTCCAGTCCGAAATTGACGCTGCGGTGCCGGGCCAGCGCGTCGAGTTCGACGAAGGAGCCCTCGTCGAGCAGCGCGAGGATGCGCTCGCGGGCGGTCATCTTGCCCTTCGCGTGCACCTTGTCGACTGCGGCCTCACCCATCGGGTGCTTGGCCTCTTCCAGCCGATTCCGCAGATCAGCCAGCTTCCCGGCGGTGGTGTGGATGTCGGGGGCGCCCGCCGGGTCTTGCGCGGACTGCTGCTGGACACTCGTCATGGCTCCGGAGTGTAACGAGTGGCAGTCTTTCTCTCTAACCGAGTAGGGGCTACCGACCGGTAAAAAGCGCAGCTAGATCACTGTTGTGCCGGGAAAGTTCCAGGTCGTCCGGTGCATTTCCATTCGGCAGAAAATGAGTATCGCCGCGACCGGGGGTCCGGATAGCCTGGAGCAGTCGAATTTTCGCGCTCCGATCGGGGCCAGGACAAGGAGAACACACCGCCCAGGCAGACAGTTTCACCGCCCAGGCATTCCGCTCAGGGGAGGAGCACAGCATGTGGGAATGGAGCAAGACCGTCGCCGAATACGCCGCCGCGGGGGCGCACACGAGGTGGCCGGCGACCGAGCCGGAGCCGACGATCCTCGACCCGGACTTCCGGACCGAGGCCACACCGTCGGACGCGGCCGCCGAAGAGGGCGCCGCACGCGCCCCGAGCTGCGGTTACGACCTCGTCGGATAGGCGCCCCGGCGCCCGGCGGGTGTCGGGCGACACCTCGCGCACCGAGTAGCCTGCCCATGTGGACAGGCCCCCTTTGGATGCAGAGCAGTTGCGGCGCAGTCTCATCGAGTCGCCCGAGCTGTCGTTCTTCCACCACATCGAGGTGGTGGAGTCGACCGGGTCCACCAACGCGGACCTGATCGCGCGGGCAGGCGAATCGGACGCCGATCGCGTGGTACTCCTCGCAGAGCAGCAGGAGCAAGGGCGCGGCAGGCACGCGCGCACCTGGATCAGCCCGGCGCGGGCCCAGATCTCGATGTCGCTGCTGGTGCGGCTGCCCGGGATCGACCCGGCAGTGCTCGGCTGGCTGCCGTTGCTCACCGGCGTCGCCGTGGTGGACGCACTGCGCGCGAGCGCCGGTGTGCACGCGAACCTCAAGTGGCCCAACGATGTGCTGATCGATGGCCGCAAAGTGGCGGGCATCCTCGCCGAGGTCGCGGTGAGCGGCGACGTGCCCGCCGTGGTCATCGGGATGGGGCTCAACGTGAGTCTCACCGAGGCCGAACTGCCGGTGCCGCATGCGATTTCGCTGACTCTGGCCGGTGCGGGCGACACCGATCGGACCCGGCTCGTGCAATCGATGCTGACCGAGTTCGCCGCCCGCTTCACCGCGTGGCGCGACGCGGGCTGGAAGACCGCCGAGCTGGCCGCCGCCTACCGCGAGCGCTGCGCGACGCTGGGCAAGCAGGTGCGCGCCGAACTGCCCGGCGGGCAGACGCTGACCGGTGTCGCCACCGACATCGACGACGCGGGCCGCCTGCTGATCGGCGACCGGCCGGTCTCCGCGGGCGACGTCACCCACCTGCGCGCCGACTACTGAACCGCCGCATCGGAATTACCCGCCCGCACCCGAGGCGAACCGCGAACTCGGGTGCGGGACAGCGGAAATGAGTGTCAGGCCGGTTGCAGCGCCGCCTTGGCCGCCTCGCGCGCGAACATCCGGTCGCGCTGTTCCTCGAACTTGACCACGTCCTGCTCCAGCTTCTCGATGAACAGCCCGAGCTCCTCGCGCGCTTGCTCGCCGCGCGGCCCGAAGTCGGTGCGCTCGAAGATGTTCCACTGCTTGAGCACCGGTGCGATCACCTCTTCCAGATGCTGGCGCAGATCGTAGATGCCGTGCTTGGCCATCAGCACACCGTTGCGGCGGAAGTTCGGCATGCCCGCGCCGGGCATCACGAAATGGGTGAGGATCTTGGTGATGGCAGGCATCGCCTGATCCGGCGCCAGGTCCAGGCCCGCGCCGCACAGCGTGCGGTAGAAGACCATGTGCAGGTTCTCGTCGGCGGCGATGCGCTGCAACAGGCGATCGGCGATCGGGTCGTTGCACACCCGGCCGGTGTTGCGGTGCGAGACCCGGGTGGCCAGCTCCTGAAAGGTCACGTAGGTAACGCTTTCCAGGAAGCCGCCCCAGTTGTCCGGCGCGGCCACCCCGTTCGTCATGTGGATCATCCTGGCCTGCTCGAGCGCCACCGGATCGACGCCGCGGGTGACCACGAGGTAGTCCCGGATCGCGATGCCGTGGCGGTTCTCCTCGGCGGTCCAGCGGCCGACCCAGGTGCCCCACGCGCCGTCCTGGGAGAAGTTCTCGGCGATCTCGCGGTGGTAGGAGGGCAGGTTGTCCTCGGTGAGCAGATTGGTGATCATGGCGACCTTGGCCACCTCGCTCAGCTTCGACTGCTCCGGCGCCCAGTCCTCGCCGCCGAGCGCGGCGAAATTGCGGCCCTCATCCCACGGGATGTAGTCGTGCGGGTGCCACTCCTTGGCCAGCTTCAGGTGCCGGTCGAGCGTTCGGGCCGCGATCGGCTCCAGTTCGGTCAGGATTTCCAGTTGCGTCAGATCCTTGGTCACACATGCCTCCCGGTTGTTCTTGCGGTGACTCGGTATGGGCAGAGCCTTTGTTCGAGTACGGCTTTGAGGTGGAGCCCAGGGTTGGAGCGCGGCACAGCACGAGAACGCGGCTACAGGCCGGCCGCGGGTACAGCGACTGACGGAACGCGGCCTCCAGTGGCACGGTCGCGGCTCGAAGCGGGAACGCGAACGCGGTGCCGACACGCGCAGGCAGACGATTGTGCAGCACGACGCGGTCCGGTGTCAGGCATTTCGGCATCTTCACGCGGTAGTGTTCGACCATGGGTTATCCGGAGGATGTGCTTGCGCCGGAAGAGCAGCTGATTCTGCATCGTCATCCGCACTGGAAGATGCTCTTCTGGCCGATCGTGACGCTGATCGTCGCCACCGCACTCGCCGGGTTCGCGGGGGGTCTGGCCTCGCGCAAGGCGCCCGAGGGCACCGCGCGTACCGCACTGCTGATCGCGGTGCTGGTCATCTGGCTGATCATCGTCGTATGGCGTTGCGTCGCACCGATTCTCGGTTGGAAGACGACGCATTTCATCATCACCGACCGGCGCGTGCTGGTGCGCCAGGGCGTACTGACGCACACCGGTATCGACATCCCGATGAGCCGCATCTCCAGCGTGCAGTTCCGGCACGGGTTGTTCGACCGGATGCTCGGCACCGGCACGCTCATCATCGAGTCCTCGTCGTCGGAGCCGCTCGAGTTCGACGACATCCCGGCGGTGCAGCGGGTGCACGCGCTGCTGTATCACCAGGTCTTCGAGGTCGAGCAGGGTGAGCACGGTCGCGACGCGTACTCGCGCGAGCGCGGCGACTATCGGTGAGCGTTCGCGTTAACCTGGGCGTATGACGGCCGTACTGCTAGCTGAAGACGACGAGGCGATCGCCGCGCCGTTGTCGCGCGCCCTGGGACGCGAGGGGTACTCGGTGACCGTCGAGCGCTTCGGTCCGGCCGTGCTCGAGCGCGCCCTGGAAGGGCATCATGATCTGCTGATCCTCGACCTCGGCCTGCCCGGCATGGACGGGCTGGAGGTGTGCCGTCAGGTCCGGGCCAGCGGCGCGGACATCGCCGTGCTGATGCTCACCGCCCGCACCGACGAGGTCGATTTCGTGGTCGGCCTGGACGCGGGCGCCGACGACTATGTGGGCAAGCCGTTCCGGCTGGCCGAGCTGCTGGCGCGGGTGCGAGCCCTGTTGCGGCGCAGCGGAATCGGCGACGACACGGTGGAGGTCGGCGGGATCCGGCTGGAGCCTGCCGCGCGCCGGGTGCTGGTGAACGGCGCCGAGATCGGCTTGGCCAACAAGGAATACGAGCTGCTGAAGGTGCTCATTGATCGCGCCGGTCAGGTGGTCCCGCGCGAGACCATCCTGCGCGAGGTCTGGGGTGACGCCGAGCTGCGCGGCTCCAAGACGCTGGACATGCACATGTCCTGGTTGCGGCGCAAGATCGGCGACGAGGGCCCGATGGCCGAGCGGCGCATCGTCACCGTGCGCGGCGTCGGCTTCCGGCTGAACACCGACTGACGTGCGGCGCAGAATCCTGCGGTCCATGCTCACCGTGCTGATGCTCACCACGGTGGTGCTCGGCGTGCCGCTCGTCTACACGGCCTGGCTCTGGGTCGAGGACATCACCCGCGACGACCTGCAGAGCAAATTGGAACGCATCGCCGCGGCCATCATCGTGCAGGAGCACGGCGACGGCATGGTGCTCGGCGAGCTCGACACCCGCGCGATGGAGCCGGTGCTGCCCGCCGATGCCAAGCTCACCATCGTCTACCCCGCGCCGGAGGACAACGCCTCGCGCGTGGACATCGGCGTGGACACGGTGCAGGACCCGCTGGTCGAGTCGCTGTCCATGGGGCAGCGCGGCTCGCTGCGGCTGGAGGTGCCCTCGGCGCCGATGCATGCCAGGCAGCGCCAGGCGGTCGCGGTGGTGGCGCTGGCCGTGCTCGCCTCGCTGGGCGCCGCGGTGTCGGTCGCGGTGGTCACCGCCCGTCGGGTGGCCGATCCGTTGCGTGACGTGGCCGCCAGGGCCGCCAGATTGGCTATGGGTGACTTCCGGCCGGACCCGCGCAGGCACGGCATCTCCGAACTGGACAGGGTCTCCGACGTGCTCGACTCGGCCACCGTCGAGATCGCCGGGCGGCTGCAGCGCGAGCACGCGCTGGTCGCCGACGTCTCTCACCAGCTGCGCAGCCGGCTCACCGCGGTCCGGCTGCGGCTCGACGAGCTGTCCGCGCACGCCGATCCCGAGGTGGTGCACGAGGCCGAGGAGGCCATGGCCCAGGTCGATCGGCTCACCGACGCGATCGACGACCTGGTTCGCGCGTCCAGGGACGAGGATGCGGCCGATCTCGACCCGGTGCCGGTGATGGAGGAGCTGCGCGGGGTGGTCGCCGAATGGACCCACCCCTTCTCCGAGGCGGGCCGCACGCTCTCGCTCATCGGCGACGAGTCGCTGCGCGCGCCGATCACCGGTTCTCGGCTGCGTGAGGCGGTCGCGGTGCTCGTCGACAACGCGCTCATGCACGGCGGCGGCACCTGCACGGTGTCGGTGCGCACGGTGCGTCCCGGGATCGATCGCGATCCGCTCGTGTGTGTGGAGGTGGCCGACGAGGGCGACGGCATCCGCGACGAACTCGCACCGCACATCTTCGACCGCGGCTTCTCGGCAGGCGGTTCGACCGGTGTGGGGCTGGCGCTGGCGCGGGCGCTGGTCGAGGCCGACGGCGGGCGGCTGGAATTGCAGCGGCGCAGGCCCGCGCTGTTCGCGGTGTTCCTGAATTCGTCGGCGTACCGGTCGCAGAACTCGGTGGTGCCGGAGCCGCGGTGAGCCTAGTTGCGGCCGAATTCCTCTTCGACGATCTCGTCGAACTCGGCGGCGATCTCGTTCATCTCGTCGGGGAACACCCAGCGGCGCATCGCCCAGAACCGGAACGCCATCTGCAGCAGGTTGCCGATGATGAAGGCGCTGATGAAGTCGGCGATGTTCTCGACGGTGAAGCTGACATCGGGTTGGCGCAGGTCGAAGACGTAACTGGAGATCCACAGCGGGATGAAGGCCAGCACGACGCCGACGCCGCTGACCGCGAAGAACAGCAGCGCCTCATGGTGTCGTTCGCGCCCGCCCCGGTTCCGGAACGACCATTCCCGGTTGAGGATGTAGGACGCGATGACCGCGATGACGCCGGAGATGATTTTCGCGGTGACCGGCTTCTCCGACAGGACGGTCCATTTCAGGACGTAGAAGATGCCGCTGTCGATCACGAAGGTGGTCGCGCCGACGATCGCGAACTTGATCAGCTCCCGATGCCGGAACGCGATCCTCGCGAGAGGCCTGGGGAGGACGCGAACCACGTCGTCGACGAATGACACGGGCCCGAGTGTACCGGTCGGGGTCATTCGGGCCGGACATGACAATATTGTCCGACGTGGACGCCGTTCGCTCCTTCGAATCCTCGGGCATGCCCACCGTCACCATGATCGGCGGTGGTCAGCTGGCGCGCATGACGCACCAGGCCGCCATCGCGCTCGGCCAGCGGCTACGGGTGCTCGCCGAACGCCCCGACGACCCGGCCGCCCAGGTCAGCCCCGAGGTGGTGCTCGGAAGTCACGCCGACCTGGCCGCGTTGCGCAAGGCCGCGGTGGGCTCGCACGCACTCACCTTCGACCACGAGCACGTGCCGACCGAGCACCTAGAGGCGCTGGTCGCCGAGGGCGTGAATGTGCAGCCGCCGCCGCAGGCGCTGGTCTTCGCGCAGGACAAACTGGCCATGCGACGCAAGCTCGCGGAACTCGGCCTGCCGGTGCCCGCGTTCACCACCGTCGACTCGGTCGAGGACGCGGTGCGCTTCGGCGACGAGCACGGGTGGCGCATCGTGCTCAAGGCGGTGCGCGGCGGCTACGACGGCCGTGGCGTCTGGATGCCCGGGTCCGCGGCCGAGGCCACCGCGATCGTCGCCGATCAGCTCGCCAACGAGGTGCGGTTGCTGGCCGAGGCGAAGGTCGACCTGAAGCGCGAGCTGTCGGCGATGGTGGCGCGCTCGCCGTTCGGGCAGGCCGCCACCTGGCCGGTGGTGGAGACCGTGCAGCGCAACGGCCAGTGCGCCGTGGTGATCGCGCCCGCGCCGGACCTCGACGACGATCTGGCGGCGCAGGCGGAGACGCTGGCGCTGCACCTCGCCAAGGAACTCGGCGTGGTCGGCGCGATGGCCGTCGAACTCTTCGAAACCCACGACGGTGCGCTGCTGATCAACGAGCTGGCGATGCGGCCGCACAACTCCGGGCACTGGGGGATGGACGGCGCGCGCACCGGTCAGTTCGAGCAGCACCTGCGTGCCGTGCTGGACTATCCGCTCGGCGACACCAGCCCGCTCGCCCCGGTCACGGTGATGGCCAATATCCTCGGCGCGGCCGAGGCGCCCGCGATGACCATGGACGAGCGCCTGCACCACCTGTTCGCGCGGATGCCCGACGCGAAGGTGCACCTGTACGGCAAGGGCGAACGCCCGGATCGCAAGATCGGGCACATCAACATCCTCGGTGACGACGTCGCCGAGGTGCGGGAGAAGGCCGAACGCGCGGCGCACTGGATGTCGCGGGCGGTATGGACGGACGGGTGGGATCCCCACCAGTGAGCGAGGCGCACGCATGACCACTCCGCAGGTAGGCCTGATCATGGGCAGCGACTCCGACTGGCCGACCATGGAGGCCGCCGCGCACGCCTTGGCGGAGTTCGGGATTCGTTTCGAGGTCGGGGTCGTCTCGGCGCACCGCACACCGCAGCGGATGCTCGATTACGCGCGCGAGGCCGCGGGCCGCGGGCTGCAGGTGATCATCGCCGGTGCGGGCGGCGCCGCCCACCTGCCCGGCATGGTCGCCTCCGCGACCGCGCTGCCCGTGATCGGCGTCCCCGTTCCGCTCAAATACCTCGACGGCATGGATTCGCTGCTCTCGATCGTCCAGATGCCCGCCGGCGTCCCGGTGGCGACGGTCTCCATCGGCGGCGCCCGCAACGCGGGTCTGCTCGCCGTCCGCATCCTCGCCGCCCACGACCCCGCCCTGCGCACCCGCATGGAACAGTTCCAAGCCGATCTGGAAAAGCTGGTACTCGACAAAGACGAGGCCCTACGCACCAAACTCCTCGGCTGATCGATCCACGAACGTCACGACGCTCGCCGGGCGCGCGGCTCGCTACGGTTAGGTGGTGACTACTGGTGAGGGGCGGGTGCGGGGGGAGGACAACGCGGAGTTTCGGCTGGCGGTGGTCGATCAGGCGCTGCGGTTGTTCGCCGAGAAGGGGTATGAGGCGACCACGGTCGACGAGATCGCGGAGGCGGCGGGAATCTCGCGGCGCACGTTCTTCCGGCAGTTCCGTTCGAAAGAGGACGTGATCTTCGCCGATCACGAATCGCAGTTGGCGCGCGCGGCCGA
This genomic interval carries:
- a CDS encoding sensor histidine kinase, whose amino-acid sequence is MRRRILRSMLTVLMLTTVVLGVPLVYTAWLWVEDITRDDLQSKLERIAAAIIVQEHGDGMVLGELDTRAMEPVLPADAKLTIVYPAPEDNASRVDIGVDTVQDPLVESLSMGQRGSLRLEVPSAPMHARQRQAVAVVALAVLASLGAAVSVAVVTARRVADPLRDVAARAARLAMGDFRPDPRRHGISELDRVSDVLDSATVEIAGRLQREHALVADVSHQLRSRLTAVRLRLDELSAHADPEVVHEAEEAMAQVDRLTDAIDDLVRASRDEDAADLDPVPVMEELRGVVAEWTHPFSEAGRTLSLIGDESLRAPITGSRLREAVAVLVDNALMHGGGTCTVSVRTVRPGIDRDPLVCVEVADEGDGIRDELAPHIFDRGFSAGGSTGVGLALARALVEADGGRLELQRRRPALFAVFLNSSAYRSQNSVVPEPR
- a CDS encoding GtrA family protein, encoding MSFVDDVVRVLPRPLARIAFRHRELIKFAIVGATTFVIDSGIFYVLKWTVLSEKPVTAKIISGVIAVIASYILNREWSFRNRGGRERHHEALLFFAVSGVGVVLAFIPLWISSYVFDLRQPDVSFTVENIADFISAFIIGNLLQMAFRFWAMRRWVFPDEMNEIAAEFDEIVEEEFGRN
- a CDS encoding 5-(carboxyamino)imidazole ribonucleotide synthase, whose protein sequence is MTILSDVDAVRSFESSGMPTVTMIGGGQLARMTHQAAIALGQRLRVLAERPDDPAAQVSPEVVLGSHADLAALRKAAVGSHALTFDHEHVPTEHLEALVAEGVNVQPPPQALVFAQDKLAMRRKLAELGLPVPAFTTVDSVEDAVRFGDEHGWRIVLKAVRGGYDGRGVWMPGSAAEATAIVADQLANEVRLLAEAKVDLKRELSAMVARSPFGQAATWPVVETVQRNGQCAVVIAPAPDLDDDLAAQAETLALHLAKELGVVGAMAVELFETHDGALLINELAMRPHNSGHWGMDGARTGQFEQHLRAVLDYPLGDTSPLAPVTVMANILGAAEAPAMTMDERLHHLFARMPDAKVHLYGKGERPDRKIGHINILGDDVAEVREKAERAAHWMSRAVWTDGWDPHQ
- the purE gene encoding 5-(carboxyamino)imidazole ribonucleotide mutase; amino-acid sequence: MTTPQVGLIMGSDSDWPTMEAAAHALAEFGIRFEVGVVSAHRTPQRMLDYAREAAGRGLQVIIAGAGGAAHLPGMVASATALPVIGVPVPLKYLDGMDSLLSIVQMPAGVPVATVSIGGARNAGLLAVRILAAHDPALRTRMEQFQADLEKLVLDKDEALRTKLLG